The following is a genomic window from Oncorhynchus kisutch isolate 150728-3 linkage group LG6, Okis_V2, whole genome shotgun sequence.
GGCCTATTCAGTCAACTTCAAAGAATAGATATAATTTTGCATATTGCATGACATCAAAAAGGACTTCTAGTACAGTTTTTAACCTCTCCTGAAAACTTATGCTATAGATTTTTGACGTCAAATACATTCAAAGGGTTCATCACCTCCTGATAGAGGGGTGGTCCGTTGATCTGGGAACCCCCTTCATGAGACCCCGGAGGGTATCCAttctggtgggggtgggggggctctAGTTTGGCCGCCCAGCACCCGTTCAGCACCCCTGGAGAGGCCAGCAGGGCCGACGTTGTCATGGCACCACTCCTCACCAGGATCTCAGGCATGCTGGGAGATGTAGTTCTCCGGTCCGTGCTGCTCGACCACACCTCCGTCCTCTCGATCAGGGTCTCCAGGTTACGTGCCAACTTCCCACACGCTAGCATACCATAGTATAGTATGGCAGTCATTAGTATGAATCCCACAAAAATCCAAGAGATTAAAGCATCCTGGGTTGttcttaggcacagatctaggaacaGCATTTCCTCCCTGACTCCTGACCTTAATCATTAGCAGGTAAAATATAAAAATGAACTCAGATCAGTATCTAGGGGCAACTTCCTCCTACTTCTCCTGCTGGCCCTCACCTGTGAGGCATCTGATTTGCTCCCTCAGGTTGTCCATCTCTCGCTGCATGCTCAGCACCATGGCAACCAGGTCAGCCTTCGAGCGTGACTGTAGGCCTCCGGGACCCTTGAGAGAAGTTAAGAAGTCAAAAAGTCATACATAGAAAGTCTAAACCACAAGCAATCACTCACACACTCGCACACTGCCGTCATCCAGTGTACCTCTGCCATGAAGTCGCCATCCTCAATGTGTTCGACACTGGGGTTGTCTGACACTAGTACCTGCTTGGAGATAAGAAATGAATCATACAAGATGTCTCACTTATATGTAACTGTGGGTCAGTCAGTGttttttaatttgatttgttATATGATGTATTGTCAGCTATGGTCCGCTATGGTCAAAATCATAGCTAGATTGAAACATCAGAAAATCCCTGTGATGATGATAAAAAATATTATTCTTCATAAATTCTTATGTCTTGCCAAAAAATAAATAGAGTTTCATTGTAAAGCTATGATTCAGAATCCTTCTTTTATTTAGGAGTAGCAGCAACATGTTACTTGTTGCTGGCTTGGCTTGGCGTTCTTTTCACCACCTCCCCTTGCCAAAGGTTtgtgctctcctctccccctctcctcctcgctcCATCATTGAGATCAATGGCTGCCCCCACCATGCCTCTCTCTCATATTAGCGCCATTATGACAAAACACCGCTGAGAGGTGAATGCTCTCTGTGTCACTACTACTACAGCCTTGTGGCTTCCAAGTTGTAACCCCTTAAGCGAGGAAGTGAGGTGCTATATTACTAACGTACAAATAGGATTTATGTCGGTCGGTCAAGATGCGCATATGATGCCATCATAATGAGCAGACGCGCGCCAACCCCGACAGATAATAGAGCAAACTTTGTCCCCAAAATATTATATGATAATAGTCGAGCCAAACCCTCGTTTTCAACTTCTGGAGAGCGGTGTTGCATGGTGGGTTCTCTTCTACGTTCTCTTTCACCGGGTGTGTGTGCTTTCTTCTCTTCTGCAGTCTGTGCTGTAATAGACAGTCCGGGTAGGGTAATTAGCGACATAAATCGTGAGCGACAAATACTCGCTCCTCACGGAATGGGCAgctactgtataaagaccagacTACAAATAACCGTTAAACGTTTACGTACACATGGAGGCTGGCTGTGCGATGTCGTGATGCCAAAGTCTTCATATTTagggtcttcctcctcctcttcttcatatT
Proteins encoded in this region:
- the LOC109892223 gene encoding uncharacterized protein LOC109892223; this translates as MRRKTIAKRIFDLEYEEEEEEDPKYEDFGITTSHSQPPCHRLQKRRKHTHPVKENVEENPPCNTALQKLKTRVLVSDNPSVEHIEDGDFMAEGPGGLQSRSKADLVAMVLSMQREMDNLREQIRCLTACGKLARNLETLIERTEVWSSSTDRRTTSPSMPEILVRSGAMTTSALLASPGVLNGCWAAKLEPPHPHQNGYPPGSHEGGSQINGPPLYQEFITAELLDRCNTGTTAQKLTNDLLRGLYERDCLASHSISGIVNNKRGQPKPALPADEIQAILRAVQHYFPGKTDSEIKGYIRQKLQNEAKRLRKKPHLAVKVEPEAGSEGAESTFYI